TCCGCGAAGGAAGCGATCATCGCGGAGGTCTTGAGCTTCGGCTTGGCCGCTGCTGCAGTGTCGGGGGCCTCGGCGGCGGTGGTGTTGGTGCTCATCGGGTGGCCTTTCCTTCGTATCCGGCGGTGAGCTGCTCGCGGCAGGTCTGCCATTCGTGTTCTTCGATGCGCATGAAGTGCGCCTTTTCGCGGTCTTCGAGCAGGGGGACGCCCCGGCCGACCTTCGTGTCGCACAGGATGACGGAGGGTCGTCCGACGGCGGCGGCCTGGGCGGCTGCGTTGTCGAATGCTTCCAGCAGCGCGGCCATGTCGTTCCCGTCCACCCGCTGGGTGTACCAGCCGAATGATTCCCACTTTTCGGTCACCGGCTCGGTACGGAGCACCGTGTCGGTCTTCCCGTCGGCCTGCAGGGCGTTGATGTCCACCATGGCGGTGAGGTTGCCCAGCTGGTGATGATGGGCGCCCATGGCGGCCTCCCATGTGGAGCCCTCGTCCAGTTCACCGTCCGAGAGGAAGTTGTAGACCCTGGCGTTGGAGCCCTGGTAGCGCAGGCCAAG
The window above is part of the Pseudarthrobacter sp. NS4 genome. Proteins encoded here:
- a CDS encoding transketolase, which translates into the protein MVPTQATTSHSKTPEVSAERLERVSAAAYRIRHHALNMGEVQGQGYVGQALGAADMLAAVYADQLRFQAQDPHWEGRDRFLLSTGHYAIGHYAALAEAGIVPVEELETYGSDDSRLPMSGMSTYTPGMEISGGSLGHGLTLAVGMALGLRYQGSNARVYNFLSDGELDEGSTWEAAMGAHHHQLGNLTAMVDINALQADGKTDTVLRTEPVTEKWESFGWYTQRVDGNDMAALLEAFDNAAAQAAAVGRPSVILCDTKVGRGVPLLEDREKAHFMRIEEHEWQTCREQLTAGYEGKATR